The Cydia amplana chromosome 10, ilCydAmpl1.1, whole genome shotgun sequence DNA window AACAACGCACAGACACAGCATACTACTTCTTAACTCTTTGACCACCAAATACGTCAACGAACGCGCACGGTACGATGTAATAACCACCTTCATACATTTACAATGGCACGTTGTAAGTAATAGGCGTGGAAAAGGGTTGATTGTGtcgaccacagaacaagttagaatgacgatgcgagcagggtacgtgtcgccgccggttttgagcaaacgctcgcatgctactcgcccgcgctgaccgaaaaacgaagtaaacatgccttttgcgccacaataacctcagattaagaagccagacatcaaatctgtctaaaggaggcgtatccattcaccacccacacaagtttttactaccgttgcgcgagtgttagtaaatttggagaggaacgagcggcgacaccggttccgatactaactgcgcgcgatagccattctaacctctttaatatgttctgtggtgtgTCGACATGCCTGTAAATAAAGACTCATTAGATAATAGCGTCTCTACACTATTTTCTCTTGCACTTACTATGAACTCAATGCAACAAGTTATCAGCATTTACGCATTTAACTTACTGTTTAAATAAACCaaattatgatttattttcAATGTTGACACAATAGTAGATAAGAGCATGAGATCACAGGAAAAGTTAGAAACACAAACAAAAGAGATTATATTAAGGGTCATGTAAGAGTCGCCATAATCTGGAGCTTCGTCAAAACAATAACGGAATAAAACGAGAAACAATTAAGCTACGTTTATGGCCTCATTAATTAAATGGAGATAGTGTATCACTGACAGGCGGCGCGCAGCTTCCACCCATTTGACTCGgtattcttttttaattttcacgAGTAAAAATCATAGCTACCATAGCTACAAGAAAAGGATgatgtacctaaaataaaataacgcaaCCAAGTGAATATAACATTTAACTTAATCTGATATGTATACACGACGTTTTATGTTGTCATCATTTCGACGGTTCCATAAATAATAGAGCAGGATCATAATTTCCAGTTTCAACACATAACCTACCAAACACATAGCCACATAAAAATAAGTTCGCCATAGACCCGATCGATATAattatagttagggaggcgaataggggaattttcggctatactcgagcgtggcagtttaagatatgagagataccttagacctaatagaacaaccttgtaaagtatttagctctatatgtagtgacgcgcgcctaggatagacgatcagattagtaaaaaaaaatggatagtctgaaatactcgagcgcgtcagattaagatattgggggttgattttagtgtttaaagactaaatttaactaatctgacgataagtccttgacgccgccgagttatagggtcgcgaacttgtaaaaaaaaaacgttaatccggcattctcaagcgcgatttttttttattttattttgaagaatataatctaaaacttactaaaaatacaaaatctgccggtttccgcatgaccggaagtgtgcaggagccatttcgtcttcctaagaacgcgttgcggcatataagtcgcgaacgatacattttacaaaaaaaaaagtttaaataaacaaaaaaggtaattttattttacacaaaaaaggtctctttacatttttgtccaaataaaaagcgcggccacggaattttttgaaccaaaaaacctttttcggtcagattaagagaacccaccaacatttttgtcagattaaaaaaatatgctttcaggataccgagataaacctcccctatgaaaatctgacgcgctcgagtatttcaaaaaaactttttttttttgcattttcaaaaattcatcgtaacttatcgtcacgccgaaatcgtcagtttttttaaaagaagcttccttggggcctacttaacaccccttccgaaaatctgacgcgctcgagtaaatttttttttttgcatttttgactactttatatgcctacccccaccacgcaaaccggcagattagtataccgttgttatcagaggcactcggggcatacgtagtatgaatatctgacgcgctcgagaatgcccaagtaactgttttttttaacatttttgaaacaccgtacacgccaaacccaccgctaaaatggtttttgccatacgagcttttcttttcgaaattattttatctttcgattttgataggtctcgacggcgccgttgaattacgccatttagctacctcgcctccctaactattaggttttattttaatatatagaaTCTTAATTACTggtattgattttatatttacgGTTAAAATCAACTTTTCTGATCAACACAACACCGCAAGACTTTGCATATGAAAATGCTTGCTCGGTAATTATATTCATGCATACATTTTAAACCCAGATTTTCTTTGTTGTGTCATGTTGTGTAAATGAACAACATTACATATCTATAAGtgcatcttataaaacaaagtcccccgccgcgtctgtgtgtatgtatatgtactgtatattcgcgataaactcaaaagctacttaacggattttcatgcggttttcacctatcaatagagtgattcttgaggaaggtttatttaGGTGTATGATATGTTAGTAATCCGTGCGAAGCTGTGGCGGGTCGCTATAGTTAACGATAAACCTGGGAGACCAAGTCTAGGTATATTCCTTTTGTGTAAGGTAGATCATTTTTTACACAACGAAAATAGAACGAAGCTTAACCTTTTTAATTGATGGGAAAGTTTAAAATCAGAATTTTCAGCTGCACCTGTAAACTGTGGGCTAAGCTAACTCAAAAGCAATATTACTGCTCGGTTCGACTACTACACGTAAATTGACTATTTTCCGAATGGGTCTAGTGATTATTTTATGTGTTGTCAGCGTGGCACGAGGCTCACACCGCCAGCCTCCCGTTCGTGCGGCTGCCGCGGCTGGACGACAGCGACGACAACGAGCTACTCGACGACGTGGCGGACGCGCGGCTGCCGGTGGAGATGCGCGCGCGCGTGCGCGAGGGCGTGCCGCCGCCGCTGTGCGCGGGCCGCTGCGCCTCGCCCCCGCGCGGCCCGGTTTGCGCCTTCGACGCGGCCGGGACGGCGCGCACCTTCGCCACCCTTTGCGAGCTTGAGGCAGTATCGTGCCGTGAGAGCACCTGTAAGTGGCCTAAGAATCATAATCCCTCCATGGTAATTTTAGGGTCCCTGCCTAACCCTCATTGATCTCTAAAACCTCAAAATCCTGGATCCACCACTGTCTCcaaatcatgaaaaaaaaatggataccTACGTAACATATCCTGCCGCAGTGGATTACGattaaatatttactaaaaataataacagaCTTCAaagaggataaaataaaatattattcattttatatgatttttttcctctttttgaagtcggtttttctttttttaaggtTAATTTGTTTCTTATACGCACTCCTTATATCGACCCTACAAATCCTACAATACCTAAATTGTCTTTGCGCAAGAAGTTATATAAATAATCCACTGTTTACAAAAGAAATATTGAAGTTGGTAATCTATCTATCTTGTATATTAAGGTtataaacattgttttaaccagttagatttaagtttatataaacCACATTCGCATACTTATACATAATTCACTAATAGATAactgaattgttttattttttttacagattaTGCTATCACGAGCCTGGGCGAGTGCTGACTGAAGAGACGGCCTTAAAAGTAGTATAAGATTACTTTACCCAAATTTTTCTTGCaagaatattaaataaatacctttagTTACTTATATCCGCTGCCTACAAAGAAATCGTAAAAATGATATTACATTAGATCGTGTAGCGGGCATTAAaagtttgttttatatttttaatgactaATAAATAAGGGAGAGAATTCGTTTATAAATTGAGTACACGATAtcttttaattaatgataaaatgtataaaacttaaTGCACATCACATGAAAAATATCAAAGAATGCAATATTTTCTAAGAATTACTTAGTGCGTTGCTAGGTAGTAGAAAAGTTCCTAAATTCCAAATTGTCATTAGAAGATTTTAGAATAATCTTTAAAATGTTTGAAGATATAaattggtatatcttaagattTTCTAGTTTCCGTAGTATTAAGCAGTACCTACAACATATGATTATTTATTGTACAAAGTACGAGTTAACCAGTAGGTTAGTTGAGCGACTGAAATGTTCCAGTCCTAGACGAATTGctgtatttataaatgtatcaagtaaatattttaaatatgaataaaGCATATATTTTATAACAACTTCTTTTACATTACTTTAAAAGATAAACGGGTCgtacacattttattgtatggttaAGTTGTTCGTGTCTTTCCTGAAGACACCGCAAAGCTAAGAGAATCTAAATTCTAAAGCTAATTTTTACACTTTACTTTTACAAGCatgataggtacatttttgagTAAGTACTCGTTATTTGTCTAACAAGAAATCCATATTTATATATCCGGGTGGTTAACTTTAattgtattgtccacagaaaatacctttttgcaaaatGTGTTGCACCCAAACGTTCTTACTTAAAtgttataaacttataaaatatCCGTGAAAGATGACCACATAAAATGTATATTGTCGTATAACTACTCCTACCTATCAATAGCAAATAGTGAATTATGacattcttaatattttattcagAAGTGGTTATCTCCCACGAGAAATCACTATCTTTGACATAAACTGTAGAGCAAAAGCTTTCTCCTTACACTCTACTAATATTTTTAGGTACTTTATACTAtccatagacatagacatatttttcatttaaaaaaggtcgtatttttaaattcaaagTCGTTGTCATTAACCAAATATATTTATCTTTATTACTTTCAAAGCTagcttaatacaaaaaaaatgcataaaagtataataaaccAAGCTTATTTTAGATCGCAGTCTGATTAAAATCTTCAAAAGAGGCATAAATCATTGTGATGCAACAATCATCAGTGCTGACAATATAACTTATAATAGATGAGTGTAAAAGCTGGCGGTATTCGCTCGTTCGTTTAGGACAGACGGATGCCTTGCGAGCCCGGGCATTCACCTTTGCTGATCTTGTGCAGCGCTGGAAGAGAGAGGACCATTAGTAATTGTTGTCTCAATACACAAAGGCATTAATGATATGGATAAGGATGGATATACGCTATTACGCATGTCGATTGGTAACGATCAGACTAGTAAGTATGTAAAaatgtttaatgttttttttattttatttatgtattcacaTGTGGTTTGGGCAATTAAGTTAGTGTCCTCTAGAGTAAAAGTGTCCACAATGCTTTCTGCGGTTAATTATTATCGGTTTACAGCCATGAATACATACTTAACGTTCAGGAACATAGGACACATTTTTTCCATTTAATCAAAGGATCCATTTAAAACTTGCATCTacaatacagggtgtcccaagaagtagtgatatactgaagctgggaggtagaggacctagagggctatctgaatcacccccatgtatgttccgcgattttccgtattttcggagttatgattttttttaatttttcacctatcgccgagtacgatgagatttttatttatggtgacgtgaattattgcggtagatgcttgattttttttgtgtgctaagctgatagataggccaattcagtatggtaacatttactatcgttagatcttagaatggaattaaaaaaaaatttaatgccaagaaagataaaattacccagtatgttttatttttctaagcgcccttgaagttgtgaacatactgggtaattttatctttcttggcattaatttattttttaattcaattcaaagatctaacgatagtaaatgttaccatactgaattggcctatctatcagcgtagcccacaaaaaaaatcaagcatctaccgcaataattcacgtcaccataaataaaaatctcattgtactcggcgataggtgaaaaattaaaaaaaatcataacttcgaaaatacgaaaaatcgcggaacatacatgggggtgattcagatagccctctaggtcctctacctcccagcttcagtatatcactacttcttgggacaccctgtatagatTCAAAATGTAAGTTCTGCAAAATGCGAAGTTTAAAGCCGCGTCACGCACGGTTCGCCTAATAGCTCAATTCAGTTAACTTCCACGGAAAGTCCATGTTTACAAAAAACAAACGTGAGTCACGATCCGGTTGGCTTGCCGGGCCGGTGTCCGCACAATAGCAAGGTCTGATGCTGACAAAGCTTGCGTCATGTCATGTCACACTCTGCCGCGCGTGTCGAAGTTTCAATCATGGTGGCATGGCTTTCACTGGCGATGGCGTGAAATATTAAGCATTTTCCTTTCGGATTCGGTATAATTTATGCTTCGTAAATTTATATCTTTAACTAAATTGCAATATACTTATACAGAGACCTAGATCAACAAGTCGCAACTCAATTGACATGACGCTGAAGCACGGTGTGCGCAAAATTTCAAATGGGTAAGGCAATGTGAATGTAGGTATTGCGTTGACAAATTcactaggtaggtatgtaccttcCATAAGGAGAAATTATAGTCTAAAGCACTAACCTACATGGTTTGTAAAGGCTTCACCGACCTTTGATGGTTATTAAAACGTAGACATCCTTATGTAAAATTAGGCTCCTAAGGCAGCTTGGATCACGCGTAATGTACGCACTATTTTGCGTAGGACTCGGGCTTGTCGCCCTGCTTCCCGACCGACACATACTGACTCGAGGGCCACGGTAGTACTTTGTTACGTACAGGAGAACTTACTGCCATTGTGCTCGCAGTTGTAGTTGTTCATGACGCACTCGTTGGCGAAGAACTCGAGATTGTCGCCCCGCTTCCCGGCACAGACTGGCCCAAGGCCCGCTACCTATGCTATAGTAGCTACAGCAAGTACTTACCGTCTTTGTGCTCGTACTTGTTCATGACGCACTCGTTGGTGAAGGTTTCGAGATTATCGCCCCGCTTGCCGAGACAGACTGGCTCATGGGCTACTGTTACAGCAATACTTACTGTCTTTGTGCTCGCAGTTGTTGTTCATGACGCACTCGTTGGTGAAGGTTTCGGGATTATCGCCCCGCTTGCCGAGACAGACTGCCTCGTGGGCTACTGTTACAGCAATACTTACTGTCTTTGTGCTCGCAGTTGTTGTTCATGACGCACTCGTTGGTGAAGGTTTCGGGATTATCGCCCCGCTTGCCGAGACAGACTGGCTCATGGGCTACTGTTACAGCAATACTTACTGTCTTTGTGCTCGCAGTTGTTGTTCATGACGCACTCGTTGGTGAAGGTTTCGGGATTATCGCCCCGCTTGCCGAGACAAACTGGCTCATGGGCTACTGTAGTAGTTACAGCAATACTTACTGTCTTTTTGCTCGCAGTTATAGTTGTTCATGACGCACTCGTTGGTGAAGGTTTCGGGATTATCGCCCCGCTTGCCGAGACAGACTGCCTCGTGGGCTACTGTAGTAGTTACAGCAATACTTACTGTCTTTGTGCTCGCAGTTGTTGTTCATGACGCACTCGGTGAAGGTTTCGGGATTATCGCCCCGCTTGCCGAGACAGACTGGCTCATCGGCTACTGTAGTAGTTACAGCAATACTTACCGTCTTTGTGCTCGCAGTTGTTGTTCATGACGCACTCGGTGAAGGTTTCGGGATTATCGCCCCGCTTGCCGAGACAGACTGGCTCATGGGCTACTACTGTAGTAGTTCCAGCAATACTTACTGTCTTTGTGCTCGCAGTTGTTGTTCATGACGCACTCGTTGGTGAAGGTTTCGGGATTATCGCTCCGCTTGCCGagacagactggctcataggctACTGTTACAGCAATACTTACTGTCTTTTTGCTCGCAGTTATAGTTGTTCATGACGCACTCGTTGGCGAAGGACTTGGGCTTGTCGCCCTGCTTGCCCGCGCAGACGGGGTCGAGTGCCACGGAGGTGCAATCGTGAGTACACGCCTTCTTCCGGGCCGCCTCCGCCTTCAGCTGCTTCAGGTCCGGCTTGTCTGGCCGGCACGAAACCACCACCAATAGGACTGCTGGAATTATACATAATGTGAcatgagtattgtattgtaaatgcttaaacagattTATTTGAATAGCAAAtactaaattaagttaattttgtaACAATGAAATGATGACAGATAACACTTTGAACATGGGTGGATCATGGCATGACTAGTAATTTTCGTTAACTTCCGCGAAATACAATACCAATGTTATGCACGACGAAACTGACACCCAGGCGCGTACATAACATACCTAACCGATTACAATATACAATCGACCAATATTGGAAATTGCACATCACGATTTTTTGACAATGTGAGCATCTTTTTCCTTGCACTAAGTGTATTCCACACGTTCATGTAGGTAAAGTCGACgtaaaagatatgtttacaattTTGCACCTTTACTCATTTGTAATAGGTACTACGAAAATCTAAACATAATTATCTTTGATGTCGACTGTACCGTACTTATGAATAAGAAGTAATTTTTCCTTATAACCAAATTGCGAACTGATACAAAGTGGCCATGATAATGAGGTAATTTTCCAATAAAGGCGACACTGCATCGTAGTTTCTGCCTGTTtatcagtacctacttatggtcatttctcaaaaagttggcaccgccaggttaaaatttatgtttttcaaaaattatgcattttcgcattttttttttattgagatcgttaaaaggcaacttaaactattagaaaatgtggaagggaagcaattccttcaattagtttagaagatataggcgtttgaaaattcaggtgaatgacatcaaggacaggtgaaagatattttgtccccaggttatcgatagtagaagcaggttatcgagaaataagtacaaattcCACTGAAAATATTGACAGGTTATCGAGAGGCTCCAGTAACCTGTGTCCGTTGCCGTTAACCTGGTTTCTTGTCATCATTCACCTGAACTGAGTGTCATTCACCTGTCCATCATATCATTTTCAATGCCTTCTAAAAATAATCGAaaaatgtgtcattttctataaaaagggaccttattgtccactacgatgattacaatagtatgttaaaattttggattctgacCCACCTCACCTTCGATACGATTCCCAATTTAACaataagtttctgtgaataagTAACATTCAAACTTGCTgtcaccctggcagtacctagtggaactcatgtttggtgcaacataggcacatgctgttttggtcatccaacacgtcttgatgagcacttggaagagcagtacccaagatagagctgatgctgaaccctcgcagtacctagtggagctcaggtttggtgcaacatagacacacgctgttttggtcattcgacacgtcttgatgagcacttgggagagcagtacccaagatagagctaatgctgaaccctcacagtacctactggaacttaggtttgatgcaacatagacacacgctgttttggtcattcgacacgtcttgatgaggacttgggagggcagtacccaagataaagctgatgctgaaccctcgcagtacctagtggaactcaggtttggtgcaacatagacacacgctgttttggtcatccaacacgtcttgatgagcacttggaaaagcggtactcaagatagagctgatgctgaaccctcgcagtacctagtggaactcaggtttggtgccacatagacacacgctgttttggtcattcgacacgtcttgatgagcatttgggagagcagtatccaagatagagctgatgctgaaccctcgcagtacctactggaactcaggtatgatgcaacatagacacacgctgttttggtcattcgacacgtcttgatgtgcacttgggagagcagtacccaagatagagctgatgctgaaccctcgcagtacctagtgggactcaggtttggtgcaacatagacacacgctgttt harbors:
- the LOC134651551 gene encoding uncharacterized protein LOC134651551, giving the protein MLSGKLLFCAILLAAWHEAHTASLPFVRLPRLDDSDDNELLDDVADARLPVEMRARVREGVPPPLCAGRCASPPRGPVCAFDAAGTARTFATLCELEAVSCRESTYYAITSLGEC
- the LOC134651552 gene encoding vasotab-TY3-like, which gives rise to MKAVTFAIFAVLLVVVSCRPDKPDLKQLKAEAARKKACTHDCTSVALDPVCAGKQGDKPKSFANECVMNNYNCEQKDTLHKISKGECPGSQGIRLS